A portion of the Streptomyces sp. YPW6 genome contains these proteins:
- a CDS encoding SDR family NAD(P)-dependent oxidoreductase, whose translation MALRAYDLTGRAAFVTGAASGIGRASALLLAEAGALVHCADQDETGLRRTYDLIAEAGGSARTHLLDVTDRDRVRAAVGAAGHVDILVAAAGIMHTSRVLETADEDLDRVLAANFKGVLYACQEVARSLTARSAPGSLITLASGAVDSASAGLLCYSVAKAAVVQLTKTLATELGPHAIRVNAVAPGWIRTPMTDRHDGSGQQRAEATMARISPLGRVGEPEDVAHTVLHLASDASAFMTGQILRPNGGVAMPW comes from the coding sequence ATGGCTCTGCGCGCGTACGACCTCACGGGCCGCGCCGCGTTCGTCACCGGTGCGGCGAGCGGTATCGGGCGGGCGAGCGCCCTGCTGCTCGCCGAGGCCGGGGCCCTGGTCCACTGCGCGGACCAGGACGAGACGGGCCTGCGCCGGACGTACGACCTGATCGCCGAAGCGGGCGGCAGCGCCCGCACCCACCTCCTGGACGTCACCGACCGCGACCGGGTGCGGGCGGCCGTCGGCGCGGCCGGGCATGTCGACATCCTCGTCGCCGCGGCCGGCATCATGCACACCAGCCGGGTGCTGGAGACGGCGGACGAGGACCTGGACCGCGTACTGGCGGCCAATTTCAAGGGGGTGCTGTACGCCTGCCAGGAAGTGGCCCGCTCCCTGACGGCACGCTCGGCGCCCGGCTCGCTGATCACGCTCGCGTCGGGCGCCGTGGATTCCGCGAGCGCGGGCCTGCTCTGCTACAGCGTGGCGAAGGCCGCCGTGGTGCAGCTGACCAAGACGCTGGCCACGGAGCTGGGGCCGCACGCCATACGGGTGAACGCCGTCGCGCCCGGCTGGATCCGTACACCGATGACCGACCGGCACGATGGGTCGGGGCAGCAGCGGGCGGAAGCGACGATGGCCCGGATCTCTCCGCTGGGCCGGGTCGGAGAGCCCGAGGACGTCGCCCATACCGTGCTGCACCTGGCCTCGGACGCCTCGGCCTTCATGACCGGCCAGATCCTCCGGCCGAACGGCGGCGTCGCCATGCCCTGGTGA
- a CDS encoding Fpg/Nei family DNA glycosylase, whose protein sequence is MPEGDTVLQTATRLHAALAGQVLTRSDLRVPRFATADLTGRTVLDVTARGKHLLTRIEGGLALHSHLRMDGAWRVFAPDERWRGGPGHQIRAILGNAGHTAVGYRLPVLELLHTAEEDRAVGHLGPDLLGPDWDPGLALDRLLTAPDRPLGEALLDQRNLAGIGNVYKCELCFLARVTPWLPVGALPDGVLPRLVTLAERLLHANRDRPTRTTTITSELRTPPDRVSGPRPAPPPGRPRSRPPHRVQERLYVYGRARRPCLRCGTPIRRADQDDRPTYWCPGCQSGPTP, encoded by the coding sequence ATGCCCGAAGGAGACACCGTCCTGCAGACCGCCACCCGGCTGCACGCGGCGCTGGCGGGGCAGGTGCTGACCCGGTCGGACCTGCGCGTCCCCCGTTTCGCCACCGCCGACCTCACCGGCCGGACGGTGCTGGACGTCACCGCGCGCGGCAAGCACCTGCTGACCCGCATCGAGGGAGGCCTGGCGCTCCACAGCCACCTCCGGATGGACGGGGCCTGGCGGGTGTTCGCCCCGGACGAGCGCTGGCGGGGCGGCCCCGGCCACCAGATCCGCGCGATCCTCGGCAACGCCGGGCACACCGCCGTCGGCTACCGGCTCCCCGTGCTGGAACTGCTGCACACCGCCGAGGAGGACCGGGCCGTGGGGCACCTGGGGCCGGATCTTCTGGGCCCCGACTGGGACCCCGGCCTCGCCCTGGACCGGCTGCTCACCGCTCCGGACCGACCCCTCGGGGAAGCGCTCCTCGACCAGCGCAATCTGGCGGGCATCGGCAACGTCTACAAGTGCGAGCTGTGCTTCCTGGCGCGCGTCACCCCGTGGCTCCCCGTGGGCGCCCTTCCCGACGGTGTGCTCCCCCGGCTCGTCACGCTCGCCGAGCGCCTGCTGCACGCCAACCGCGACCGCCCCACCCGCACGACGACGATCACCTCGGAACTCCGCACTCCGCCGGATCGGGTCTCCGGCCCGCGCCCGGCCCCGCCCCCCGGCCGCCCGCGGTCGCGCCCGCCCCACCGCGTCCAGGAGCGGCTCTATGTCTACGGCCGGGCCCGCAGGCCCTGTCTGCGCTGCGGCACCCCGATCCGCCGCGCCGACCAGGACGACCGACCCACCTACTGGTGCCCCGGCTGCCAGTCGGGCCCCACCCCCTAG
- the pgsA gene encoding CDP-diacylglycerol--glycerol-3-phosphate 3-phosphatidyltransferase: MTGVPASAAGGSGAKPVRGGKLGTAAVNQASLWNIANILTMVRLLLVPGFVLLLFHNGGYDPAWRSFAWAAFAIAMITDLFDGHLARTYNLVTDFGKIADPIADKAIMGAALVSLSVLGDLPWWITAVIIARELGITLMRFWVIRHAVIPASRGGKLKTLAQGTAVGMYVLALTGPLATLRFWVMMVAVVLTVVTGLDYVRQAVVLRRRGLAAERAAAVERTAEAAEALRAVAGTTAGGTGGAGSAAGAVAGATDVRCGTSDVHGGTTDVRGAGTDMRAAGTDVRGTAEARDAAEAER, translated from the coding sequence ATGACGGGAGTCCCGGCATCCGCGGCAGGCGGCTCCGGCGCGAAGCCGGTCCGCGGCGGCAAGCTGGGGACTGCGGCCGTCAATCAGGCCAGCCTGTGGAACATCGCCAACATCCTGACCATGGTGCGACTGCTGCTCGTACCCGGCTTCGTCCTGCTGCTGTTCCACAACGGCGGCTACGACCCGGCCTGGCGCTCGTTCGCCTGGGCGGCCTTCGCCATCGCCATGATCACCGACCTGTTCGACGGCCATCTGGCGCGGACGTACAACCTGGTCACGGACTTCGGGAAGATCGCCGACCCGATCGCCGACAAAGCGATCATGGGCGCGGCGCTGGTCTCGCTCTCCGTCCTCGGCGATCTGCCCTGGTGGATCACCGCTGTGATCATCGCGCGTGAACTGGGCATCACGCTGATGCGGTTCTGGGTGATCCGCCATGCCGTGATCCCGGCCAGCCGGGGCGGGAAGCTGAAGACTCTCGCGCAGGGCACCGCGGTGGGGATGTACGTCCTGGCCCTCACCGGTCCGCTGGCGACCTTGCGCTTCTGGGTGATGATGGTCGCCGTCGTGCTGACGGTCGTGACCGGACTCGACTACGTACGCCAGGCCGTCGTCCTGCGCCGCAGGGGCCTCGCGGCGGAGCGCGCAGCGGCGGTCGAGCGAACAGCGGAGGCCGCGGAGGCCCTGCGGGCCGTGGCCGGGACCACGGCCGGTGGCACGGGCGGTGCGGGTTCCGCCGCCGGAGCCGTGGCCGGTGCGACGGACGTTCGTTGTGGTACGTCCGACGTACACGGGGGTACGACCGACGTACGCGGTGCCGGGACGGACATGCGTGCTGCCGGGACGGATGTACGGGGTACGGCCGAGGCGCGCGACGCCGCAGAGGCCGAGCGGTGA
- the rimO gene encoding 30S ribosomal protein S12 methylthiotransferase RimO — protein sequence MPERRTVALVTLGCARNEVDSEELAGRLAADGWDLVEDASDADVAVVNTCGFVEAAKKDSVDALLEANDLKDHGRTQAVVAVGCMAERYGKDLAEALPEADGVLGFDDYADISDRLQTILNGGIHASHTPRDRRKLLPISPAERQDAVVALPGHAQETPAPAPEDLPEGVAPLSGPRAPLRRRLGTSPVASVKLASGCDRRCSFCAIPSFRGSFISRRPSDVLQETRWLAEQGVKEVMLVSENNTSYGKDLGDIRLLETLLPELADVDGIERIRVSYLQPAEMRPGLIDVLTSTPKVAPYFDLSFQHSAPGVLRAMRRFGDTDRFLELLDTIRGKAPQAGARSNFIVGFPGETEADLAELERFLTGARLDAIGVFGYSDEEGTEAVGYENKLDADVIAERLAHISQLAEELTSQRAEERVGENLQVLVESIESDEDGEVAIGRAAHQAPETDGQVVFTTREGLVPGRMVEAKAVGTEGVDLVAEHHELAEAAR from the coding sequence ATGCCCGAACGCCGTACCGTCGCCCTTGTCACTCTTGGCTGCGCCCGTAACGAGGTGGACTCGGAGGAGCTTGCAGGCCGCTTGGCAGCGGACGGCTGGGACCTCGTCGAGGACGCCTCGGACGCGGATGTCGCAGTCGTCAACACCTGTGGGTTCGTCGAAGCCGCCAAGAAGGACTCCGTCGACGCCCTGCTCGAAGCCAATGATCTGAAGGACCACGGCCGCACCCAGGCCGTCGTCGCCGTCGGCTGCATGGCCGAGCGCTACGGCAAGGACCTCGCCGAGGCCCTGCCGGAGGCGGACGGCGTCCTCGGATTCGACGACTACGCCGACATCTCCGACCGGCTCCAGACCATCCTCAACGGCGGCATCCACGCCTCGCACACCCCGCGCGACCGCCGCAAGCTGCTGCCGATCAGCCCCGCCGAGCGGCAGGACGCCGTCGTGGCGCTGCCCGGCCATGCCCAGGAGACGCCCGCACCGGCCCCCGAGGACCTCCCCGAAGGCGTCGCCCCGCTCTCCGGCCCGCGCGCACCGCTGCGCCGCCGGCTCGGCACCAGCCCCGTCGCCTCGGTCAAGCTCGCCTCCGGCTGCGACCGCCGCTGTTCCTTCTGCGCCATCCCCTCCTTCCGCGGCTCCTTCATCTCGCGTCGCCCCTCGGACGTGCTCCAGGAGACCCGCTGGCTGGCCGAGCAGGGTGTCAAGGAGGTCATGCTCGTCTCCGAGAACAACACCTCCTACGGCAAGGACCTCGGCGACATCCGCCTCCTGGAGACCCTGCTGCCCGAGCTGGCCGACGTGGACGGCATCGAGCGCATCCGGGTCAGCTACCTCCAGCCCGCCGAGATGCGCCCCGGCCTCATCGACGTCCTCACCTCGACGCCGAAGGTCGCCCCGTACTTCGACCTCTCCTTCCAGCACTCCGCCCCGGGCGTCCTGCGCGCGATGCGCCGCTTCGGCGACACCGACCGCTTCCTGGAGCTCCTGGACACCATCCGCGGCAAGGCGCCCCAGGCCGGCGCCCGCTCCAACTTCATCGTCGGCTTCCCCGGTGAGACCGAGGCGGACCTCGCCGAGCTGGAACGCTTCCTCACCGGCGCCCGCCTGGACGCGATCGGCGTCTTCGGCTACTCCGACGAGGAGGGCACCGAGGCGGTCGGCTACGAGAACAAGCTCGATGCCGACGTCATCGCGGAGCGCCTCGCCCACATCTCCCAGCTGGCCGAGGAGCTGACCTCGCAGCGGGCCGAGGAGCGCGTCGGCGAGAACCTCCAGGTGCTCGTGGAGTCCATCGAGTCGGACGAGGACGGCGAGGTCGCGATCGGTCGCGCGGCCCACCAGGCCCCCGAAACGGACGGCCAGGTGGTCTTCACCACACGCGAGGGACTCGTGCCGGGCCGTATGGTCGAGGCAAAGGCAGTGGGCACCGAGGGCGTCGACCTGGTGGCCGAACACCACGAGCTTGCGGAGGCAGCCAGATGA
- a CDS encoding Dps family protein — MSVVKSTLSEGDLKVVGTALQGALVDLVDLSLVAKQVHWNVVGPRFRSVHLQLDDVVATARQHSDTVAERASAVGVNPDGRAGTVAKETAIASVPEGWIKDTDAVRILVDALGVVIGRMRERIEATDEPDPVTQDLLIALTADLEKHAWMFQAESA, encoded by the coding sequence ATGTCTGTGGTCAAGAGCACGTTGTCCGAGGGGGATCTCAAGGTCGTGGGAACGGCGCTCCAAGGCGCTCTGGTCGACCTCGTCGACCTCTCCCTGGTGGCCAAGCAGGTCCATTGGAACGTGGTCGGTCCGCGCTTCCGCTCCGTACACCTGCAGCTCGACGACGTCGTCGCCACCGCCCGGCAGCACTCCGACACGGTGGCCGAGCGCGCCTCGGCGGTCGGTGTCAACCCGGACGGGCGAGCCGGCACCGTGGCCAAGGAGACGGCCATCGCCTCCGTGCCGGAGGGCTGGATCAAGGACACCGACGCGGTGAGGATCCTGGTCGACGCGCTCGGCGTCGTCATCGGCCGGATGCGGGAGCGCATCGAGGCCACCGACGAGCCGGATCCCGTGACCCAGGACCTGCTGATCGCGCTGACGGCAGACCTGGAGAAGCACGCCTGGATGTTCCAGGCCGAAAGCGCCTGA
- a CDS encoding CinA family protein, with protein MTAAAQVLRLLGARGETLAVAESLTGGLVAADLTSVPGASRSFRGSVTAYAGPLKRDVLGVDATLLAERGAVDPEVALQMAVGVRRALDADWGVSTTGVAGPDPQDGQPVGTVYVAVAGPSGVEKVAALRLNGKRADIRRESVRSVLELLARELGGNARAQDTEQHGGI; from the coding sequence GTGACAGCCGCTGCCCAGGTGCTCCGGCTTCTCGGGGCGCGGGGTGAGACGCTCGCCGTCGCCGAATCGCTGACCGGCGGTCTGGTCGCCGCCGACCTCACCTCCGTACCCGGAGCCTCGCGGTCCTTCCGAGGCTCGGTCACGGCCTACGCCGGCCCTCTCAAGCGGGACGTCCTGGGCGTCGACGCGACCCTTCTGGCGGAGCGCGGCGCGGTGGACCCCGAGGTCGCGCTGCAGATGGCGGTGGGTGTGCGCCGGGCACTCGACGCGGACTGGGGTGTTTCCACCACGGGCGTCGCGGGGCCCGATCCCCAGGACGGACAGCCCGTCGGCACCGTCTACGTGGCGGTCGCGGGGCCCTCCGGCGTCGAGAAAGTCGCGGCTCTGCGGTTGAATGGTAAGAGGGCGGATATCCGTAGGGAGAGTGTGCGAAGCGTCCTCGAACTGCTCGCGCGCGAACTCGGTGGGAATGCGCGGGCACAGGATACGGAACAACACGGGGGGATTTGA
- a CDS encoding helix-turn-helix domain-containing protein, translated as MILLRRLLGDVLRRQRQRQGRTLREVSSSARVSLGYLSEVERGQKEASSELLSAICDALDVRMSELMREVSDELSLAELAESAAASDPVPVPVRPMLNSVSVSSVAGVPSGRVTIKAPAEAVDVVAA; from the coding sequence ATGATTCTGCTCCGTCGCCTGCTGGGTGACGTGCTGCGTCGGCAGCGCCAGCGCCAAGGCCGTACTCTGCGCGAAGTCTCCTCGTCCGCCCGGGTCTCGCTCGGTTATCTCTCCGAGGTGGAGCGGGGGCAGAAGGAGGCGTCCTCCGAGCTGCTCTCCGCGATTTGCGACGCGCTTGACGTACGGATGTCCGAGCTCATGCGAGAGGTGAGCGACGAGCTGTCGCTCGCGGAGCTGGCCGAGTCGGCAGCTGCCAGTGATCCGGTCCCAGTACCGGTTCGTCCCATGCTCAATTCCGTCTCCGTCTCGTCGGTCGCAGGCGTGCCGTCGGGACGTGTGACCATCAAGGCGCCCGCGGAAGCGGTGGACGTCGTCGCCGCCTGA
- a CDS encoding CsbD family protein: MSDGAMDRLKGKGKEAVGKLTGDRRKEAEGKADQAKGGVKDATDGLGERAKGVKDSLGRDDDQ; encoded by the coding sequence ATGAGCGACGGAGCCATGGACCGGCTGAAGGGCAAGGGCAAGGAAGCGGTCGGCAAGCTGACCGGCGACCGCCGCAAGGAGGCCGAAGGCAAGGCCGACCAGGCCAAGGGCGGAGTCAAGGACGCGACCGACGGGCTCGGTGAGCGTGCCAAGGGCGTCAAGGACTCCCTCGGACGGGACGACGACCAGTAG
- a CDS encoding helix-turn-helix domain-containing protein yields the protein MSIGNSPEDDRPSIGRALQQARIAAGLTVEEVSSSTRVRIPIVHAIEQDDFSRSGGDVYARGHIRMFARAVGLDPDPLVEEYDADHGGRPAPTPAAPLFEAERIRSEPRRPNWTAAMVAAIVAVVGFVGFTLFSGNDEPSDTAQVAEGSKPDKTAAKPTATKPSDPEPVPSESAIAAAPRDKVTVKIGVSRDKSWISAKDHNGRMLFDGLLLEGESKTFQDEERIDLVLGNAGVIDLFVNGKKVQDRFEPGQVERLSYTKGDPEAG from the coding sequence GTGTCCATCGGCAACTCCCCCGAAGACGACCGGCCTTCGATCGGTCGTGCCCTTCAGCAGGCTCGCATCGCCGCAGGCCTGACGGTCGAGGAAGTCAGCAGCTCCACCCGGGTGCGCATCCCCATCGTGCACGCGATCGAGCAGGACGACTTCTCCCGCTCCGGCGGCGACGTCTACGCCCGCGGCCACATCCGCATGTTCGCCCGTGCCGTCGGTCTCGATCCGGACCCGCTGGTCGAGGAGTACGACGCCGACCACGGCGGCCGTCCCGCCCCGACCCCCGCGGCGCCGCTGTTCGAAGCGGAACGCATCCGCTCCGAACCCCGGCGGCCCAACTGGACCGCCGCCATGGTCGCGGCCATCGTCGCCGTCGTCGGGTTCGTCGGCTTCACGCTCTTCAGCGGCAACGACGAGCCCTCCGACACCGCCCAGGTCGCGGAGGGCTCCAAGCCCGACAAGACCGCGGCTAAGCCCACCGCCACGAAGCCCTCCGACCCCGAGCCCGTGCCCTCCGAGAGCGCCATCGCCGCCGCCCCCCGGGACAAGGTGACGGTCAAGATCGGTGTGAGCCGGGACAAGAGCTGGATCTCCGCCAAGGACCACAACGGGCGGATGCTCTTCGACGGGCTGCTCCTGGAGGGCGAGTCCAAGACCTTCCAGGACGAGGAGCGCATCGACCTCGTCCTCGGCAACGCCGGGGTGATCGACCTCTTCGTCAACGGGAAGAAGGTGCAGGACCGCTTCGAGCCCGGCCAGGTCGAACGGCTCTCCTACACCAAGGGCGACCCCGAGGCGGGCTGA